One window of Acuticoccus sediminis genomic DNA carries:
- a CDS encoding isocitrate/isopropylmalate dehydrogenase family protein → MAGDGIGQEVTPAALAVADAALAATGGVRLAREDAPAGAAHYQATGAAFPEASRAVCDSADAIYLGAMGLPSVRYADGTEIAPQLDLRFMYNLYAGVRPTRAIPGVKGTLADPRAAEIDFVIVRESTEGLFHSRGKGTVEDDETARETLQITRRVSERVFDFAFREAERRRAEGRPGRLTLIDKANVFTAFAFFRKVFDEVARRHPDVTADHLYVDAAALTMVAQPWRLDVTVTENMFGDILSDLAAGLVGGMGYAPSADIGDDRAVFQPAHGSAPDIAGTGKANPVAAILSAAMMLDWLGTRHGEPSAVEAGRRIGRAVDAAFAEGALVTCELGGSAGTRAVTDAVLAALA, encoded by the coding sequence ATGGCCGGCGACGGCATCGGCCAGGAGGTGACGCCCGCGGCGCTCGCCGTCGCCGATGCGGCGCTGGCGGCGACGGGCGGCGTCCGCCTCGCCCGCGAGGACGCTCCGGCCGGCGCGGCGCACTACCAGGCGACCGGCGCGGCCTTCCCCGAGGCGAGCCGCGCCGTCTGCGACAGCGCGGATGCCATCTACCTCGGCGCGATGGGCCTGCCTTCGGTGCGGTATGCGGACGGGACGGAGATCGCCCCGCAGCTCGACCTTCGCTTCATGTACAACCTCTACGCCGGAGTGCGACCGACGCGGGCGATCCCGGGCGTCAAGGGGACGCTCGCGGACCCGCGGGCGGCGGAGATCGACTTCGTGATCGTGCGCGAGTCCACCGAGGGGCTGTTCCACTCCCGCGGCAAGGGCACCGTGGAGGACGACGAGACCGCGCGCGAGACGCTGCAGATCACGCGCCGGGTCTCCGAACGGGTGTTCGACTTCGCCTTCCGGGAGGCGGAGCGGCGGCGGGCCGAGGGGCGGCCCGGGCGGCTGACGCTGATCGACAAGGCGAACGTGTTCACCGCCTTCGCCTTCTTCCGCAAGGTGTTCGACGAGGTCGCCCGGCGGCATCCTGACGTCACGGCGGACCACCTCTACGTCGACGCGGCGGCGCTGACGATGGTCGCCCAGCCCTGGCGGCTCGACGTGACGGTGACGGAGAACATGTTCGGCGACATCCTCTCCGACCTCGCCGCCGGGCTGGTCGGCGGAATGGGCTACGCCCCGTCGGCGGACATCGGCGACGACCGCGCGGTGTTCCAGCCGGCGCACGGCAGCGCGCCGGACATCGCCGGGACCGGCAAGGCGAACCCCGTGGCGGCGATCCTCTCGGCGGCGATGATGCTGGACTGGCTGGGCACGCGTCACGGCGAGCCGTCCGCCGTCGAGGCCGGGCGCCGCATCGGCCGCGCGGTCGACGCCGCGTTCGCGGAGGGGGCGCTGGTGACGTGCGAGCTCGGCGGATCGGCGGGGACGCGCGCCGTCACCGACGCCGTCCTCGCCGCGCTCGCCTGA
- a CDS encoding Gfo/Idh/MocA family protein, with amino-acid sequence MASEIRVATVGAGYFSRFHHDAWSRMPGVRLVAVCDTDAERAEAYRREFGADAAYTDSAEMLVTERPDLLDIAAPPASHRDLVALAAAEKVDVICQKAFTRSLEEARETVALAEAAGIMLVVHENFRFQPWFREIHRLIAEGCIGEVYSASFRLRPGDGQGPRAYLDRQPYFQSMERLLIHETGIHFIDTFRFLFGETASVYADLRRLNPVIAGEDAGIMVLGHASGVRALFDGNRLSDHIAENRRLTMGELWIDGSAGTLRLDGSGNLFHRAFGSNDERAHNYRWEMQGFAGDSVYALQHHVTSHLQAGTPLENTGRAYLTNLEVEEAVYRSSSVGERILL; translated from the coding sequence ATGGCCAGCGAGATCAGGGTCGCCACCGTCGGCGCGGGGTACTTCTCCCGCTTCCACCACGACGCATGGTCCCGCATGCCGGGCGTGCGGCTCGTCGCGGTATGCGACACCGATGCGGAGCGCGCCGAGGCCTACCGCCGCGAGTTCGGCGCCGACGCGGCCTACACCGACTCCGCCGAGATGCTCGTCACCGAGCGCCCGGACCTCCTCGACATCGCGGCGCCGCCGGCGAGCCACCGCGACCTCGTCGCCCTCGCCGCGGCCGAGAAGGTCGACGTGATCTGCCAGAAGGCGTTCACCCGGTCGCTGGAGGAGGCGCGCGAGACGGTCGCGCTCGCCGAGGCGGCGGGCATCATGCTGGTGGTGCACGAGAACTTCCGCTTCCAGCCGTGGTTCAGGGAGATCCACCGGCTGATCGCGGAGGGGTGCATCGGCGAGGTCTACTCGGCGAGCTTCCGGCTCCGGCCCGGCGACGGGCAGGGTCCGCGGGCCTACCTCGACCGGCAGCCCTACTTCCAGTCGATGGAGCGCCTCCTCATCCACGAGACCGGCATCCACTTCATCGATACTTTCCGCTTCCTGTTCGGCGAGACCGCCAGCGTCTACGCTGACCTCAGGCGTCTCAACCCGGTGATCGCCGGGGAGGACGCCGGGATCATGGTGCTGGGCCACGCGTCCGGCGTGCGGGCGCTCTTCGACGGCAACCGCCTGTCGGACCACATCGCGGAGAACCGCCGGTTGACGATGGGCGAGTTGTGGATCGACGGATCGGCCGGCACGCTCCGGCTCGACGGGTCCGGCAACCTGTTCCACCGCGCTTTCGGCAGCAACGACGAACGGGCGCACAACTACCGGTGGGAGATGCAGGGTTTTGCCGGGGACAGCGTCTACGCGCTGCAACATCATGTGACGTCGCACTTGCAAGCAGGTACCCCGCTGGAGAATACCGGACGGGCCTATCTCACAAACCTTGAGGTTGAGGAGGCGGTCTACCGCTCGTCGTCGGTCGGCGAGCGGATCCTGCTATGA
- a CDS encoding GntR family transcriptional regulator, with the protein MTEATRTVMADDEAMEESGAEAGRATAATRSELAYVELKRRVLDNAFPVGSFFLEQELADLLNMSRTPIREALVRLANEGLVEIRPRHGMRVLPISPEDMREIYTILTALEAEVAAEVAARGLSDEELATLRKAVADMDAALAADDLDAWAVADAWFHRSLVGASANQRLRSVISQYWEQAHRVRMLTLRLRPKPVRSTQEHLALVNAIEARDPKLAWQIHRTHREQAADMLAEILSSHRLTNL; encoded by the coding sequence ATGACGGAGGCCACCCGGACGGTGATGGCAGATGACGAGGCAATGGAGGAGAGCGGCGCCGAAGCCGGACGCGCGACGGCCGCGACCCGCTCCGAGCTCGCCTACGTCGAGCTCAAGCGGCGCGTGCTCGACAACGCGTTCCCCGTCGGCTCGTTCTTCCTGGAACAGGAGCTCGCCGATCTCCTCAACATGAGCCGCACGCCGATCCGCGAGGCGCTGGTCCGGCTCGCCAACGAGGGGCTGGTGGAGATCCGTCCGCGGCACGGGATGCGCGTCCTGCCCATCTCGCCGGAGGACATGCGCGAGATCTACACGATCCTCACCGCGCTGGAGGCGGAGGTGGCGGCCGAGGTCGCCGCCCGCGGACTATCGGACGAGGAGCTCGCCACCCTGCGCAAGGCGGTCGCGGACATGGACGCGGCGCTGGCGGCGGACGACCTCGACGCCTGGGCGGTCGCCGACGCGTGGTTCCACCGGAGCCTCGTCGGGGCGAGCGCGAACCAGCGGTTGCGAAGCGTGATCTCGCAGTACTGGGAGCAGGCGCACCGGGTGCGGATGCTGACCCTGCGGCTGCGGCCGAAACCGGTCCGCTCCACACAGGAGCATCTGGCGCTGGTCAACGCGATCGAGGCGCGCGACCCCAAGCTCGCCTGGCAGATCCACCGCACCCACCGCGAGCAGGCGGCGGACATGCTGGCCGAGATCCTGTCGTCCCACCGCCTCACCAACCTCTGA
- a CDS encoding amidase → MSSPPAGALPGEITALAATELADAIRAGSVSAAEATEASLAAIAAENPALHAFVTVDAEGARTAARALDERRARGDLAGPLHGVPVAIKDLVDVEGLPTTRGSLRHANDIAPTDDLVVARLRAAGAVIVGKTNTPEFGFGALCRNPVGGNTGNPAAPGRSSGGSSGGSAAAVAARMVPLAHGTDFGGSARTPASFCGIVGFRPGPGLIPSATKPLAWNALAVHGVLARTVADAALMASVMSGGDPRDPISLDARAGSFAPRDVPAAGLAASADLGGITPIDPAVRSVFERALGRIPDTFGVVRAAPDLGGAPEAFATLRAAIILHELGPLLTAAGPPLSPTVRWNIEQGIGISAADYLAAEAARSRLYRASLAFFETHDFLLTVAASVPPFPLDQEDVEAIEGTPMANPIAYLAVTSAISLIGLPAISVPCGRTGEGLPVGLQIVGPPRSEARLLGLAARLHAILPPE, encoded by the coding sequence TTGAGCTCCCCTCCGGCCGGCGCGCTCCCGGGCGAAATCACCGCCCTCGCCGCCACCGAGCTCGCCGACGCGATCCGCGCCGGCAGCGTCAGCGCGGCGGAAGCCACCGAGGCCTCGCTCGCCGCCATCGCGGCGGAGAACCCGGCGCTGCACGCCTTCGTCACCGTCGACGCAGAGGGCGCCCGAACGGCCGCCCGCGCCCTCGACGAGCGGCGTGCCCGCGGCGACCTCGCCGGCCCGCTTCATGGCGTCCCCGTCGCGATCAAGGACCTCGTCGACGTCGAGGGGCTCCCCACGACCCGCGGCTCCCTGCGCCACGCGAACGACATCGCCCCGACCGACGACCTCGTGGTCGCCCGGCTGAGAGCCGCCGGTGCGGTCATCGTCGGCAAGACCAACACCCCGGAGTTCGGCTTCGGGGCGCTGTGCAGGAACCCCGTCGGCGGCAACACCGGCAACCCCGCCGCGCCCGGACGGTCGAGCGGCGGCTCGAGCGGCGGCTCCGCGGCCGCCGTCGCCGCCCGGATGGTGCCGCTCGCCCACGGCACGGACTTCGGCGGCTCGGCGCGTACCCCGGCGAGCTTCTGCGGGATCGTCGGCTTCCGTCCCGGCCCCGGGCTGATCCCCTCGGCCACCAAGCCGCTCGCCTGGAACGCGCTCGCCGTCCACGGCGTCCTCGCCCGCACGGTCGCCGACGCGGCGCTGATGGCCTCCGTCATGAGCGGCGGCGACCCGCGCGACCCGATCAGCCTCGATGCCCGCGCCGGGAGCTTCGCGCCGCGGGACGTCCCCGCCGCGGGCCTCGCCGCGAGCGCCGACCTCGGCGGCATCACCCCCATCGACCCCGCCGTCCGGTCCGTCTTCGAGCGCGCCCTCGGCCGGATCCCGGACACGTTCGGCGTGGTGCGCGCAGCGCCGGACCTCGGCGGGGCGCCGGAGGCGTTCGCGACGCTGCGCGCGGCGATCATCCTTCACGAGCTTGGCCCGCTGCTGACCGCCGCCGGCCCGCCGCTCTCGCCGACGGTGCGCTGGAACATCGAGCAGGGCATCGGCATCTCGGCCGCCGACTATCTCGCCGCCGAAGCCGCCCGCAGCCGTCTCTACCGCGCCAGCCTCGCCTTCTTCGAGACGCACGACTTCCTGCTGACCGTCGCCGCGAGCGTCCCCCCGTTCCCGTTGGACCAGGAGGACGTCGAGGCGATCGAAGGGACGCCGATGGCAAACCCCATCGCCTACCTCGCGGTCACCTCGGCCATTTCGCTGATCGGCCTTCCGGCCATCTCCGTGCCCTGCGGGCGGACCGGCGAGGGACTGCCGGTCGGCCTGCAGATCGTCGGACCGCCCCGCTCGGAGGCGCGTCTGCTCGGCCTCGCCGCCCGTCTCCACGCCATCCTGCCGCCGGAGTAG
- a CDS encoding GntR family transcriptional regulator, whose product MSDTGTPRMKRPSLHEEIVAEVRRMIVDGELAPGEWIAEMQLCGDLGISRTPLREALKVLASEELVLLEQNRGTRVAPITFDAMLAQFEFMEALQMFAGRLAAERASEDELERLNAMHREMIRLHETGDRSAYFSLNQEVHTLIASAARNPPLFSVHEASAGKIRRARYQANLSYDRWAESLQEHGEFVAALTARDGQRAGELLSDHLRRTGIAVCSALKAFEDAGERAPDDRKGRAR is encoded by the coding sequence ATGAGCGACACTGGCACGCCCCGCATGAAGCGGCCCTCGCTCCACGAGGAGATCGTCGCGGAGGTGCGGCGCATGATCGTCGACGGCGAGCTCGCGCCCGGCGAATGGATCGCCGAGATGCAGCTCTGCGGCGACCTCGGCATCTCCCGCACCCCGCTGCGCGAGGCGCTCAAGGTGCTCGCCTCGGAAGAGCTGGTGCTGCTGGAGCAGAACCGCGGCACGCGCGTCGCGCCGATCACCTTCGACGCGATGCTGGCCCAGTTCGAGTTCATGGAGGCGCTGCAGATGTTCGCCGGGCGCCTCGCCGCCGAACGCGCCAGCGAGGACGAGCTCGAGCGCCTCAACGCGATGCACCGGGAGATGATCCGGCTGCACGAGACGGGCGACCGGTCCGCCTACTTCTCGCTCAACCAGGAGGTCCATACGCTGATCGCGAGCGCGGCGCGCAACCCGCCCCTCTTCAGTGTCCACGAGGCGAGCGCCGGCAAGATCCGCCGCGCCCGCTATCAGGCGAACCTGTCCTACGACCGCTGGGCGGAATCGCTGCAGGAGCACGGCGAGTTCGTGGCCGCGCTCACCGCCCGGGACGGCCAGCGCGCGGGCGAACTGCTGTCCGACCACCTGCGCCGTACGGGCATCGCCGTCTGCTCCGCGCTCAAGGCGTTCGAGGACGCCGGCGAGCGGGCGCCCGACGACAGGAAGGGGAGGGCGCGTTGA
- a CDS encoding ABC transporter ATP-binding protein, which produces MADAARPAGHALRLEAITHRYSGTLAIDDVTLDIAPGDLVALLGPSGCGKTTLLRAVAGFVRPTAGDIRIDGASILHVPAVRRGMGIVFQNYALFPHMTVAENVAYGLEARRTPADEARRTVAKMLELVQLGHLAKRRPSELSGGQQQRVALARALAVRPRLLLLDEPLSALDKNLRLDMQIEIRRIQREFGITTVMVTHDQEEAMTMADKIAVLSDGRLQQYGAPTEVYDRPANVFVNSFIGTTNLIAATVAETGADRCRLAFAGGAALDVAQPAPGPVGAQVLVSVRPEGWRLGAPGGEALTGRSVMAMPLGPATIYDIAIEGGPSVKVLVPRGLAAPVAEGERIGLTLAGGEALSVFPAGAPQPSA; this is translated from the coding sequence ATGGCGGACGCGGCGCGCCCCGCGGGTCACGCCCTCCGTCTCGAGGCGATCACGCACCGCTACAGCGGCACCCTCGCCATCGACGACGTGACGCTCGACATCGCGCCGGGGGATCTGGTGGCGCTTCTGGGGCCTTCGGGCTGCGGCAAGACCACGTTGCTGCGCGCCGTCGCCGGCTTCGTCCGGCCGACGGCGGGGGACATCAGGATCGACGGCGCGTCCATCCTGCACGTCCCGGCGGTGCGCCGCGGCATGGGGATCGTCTTCCAGAACTACGCCCTCTTCCCGCACATGACGGTCGCGGAAAACGTCGCCTACGGACTGGAGGCCCGCCGCACGCCGGCGGACGAGGCGCGCCGTACCGTGGCAAAGATGCTGGAGCTGGTGCAGCTCGGCCATCTCGCGAAGCGCCGGCCGAGCGAGCTGTCGGGCGGCCAGCAGCAGCGCGTGGCGCTGGCCCGGGCGCTCGCGGTCCGTCCGCGCCTCCTCCTGCTGGACGAGCCGCTGAGCGCGCTCGACAAGAACCTGCGCCTCGACATGCAGATCGAGATCCGCCGCATCCAGCGCGAATTCGGCATCACCACGGTCATGGTCACGCACGACCAGGAAGAGGCGATGACGATGGCGGACAAGATCGCCGTCCTCTCCGACGGCCGGCTCCAGCAATACGGCGCGCCGACGGAGGTCTACGACCGCCCCGCGAACGTCTTCGTCAACAGCTTCATCGGGACGACCAACCTCATCGCCGCGACGGTCGCCGAGACCGGGGCGGATCGCTGCCGCCTCGCGTTCGCCGGGGGAGCGGCGCTCGACGTCGCGCAGCCGGCCCCGGGACCGGTCGGCGCGCAGGTGCTCGTCTCGGTGCGGCCGGAGGGGTGGCGCCTCGGCGCGCCCGGCGGCGAGGCGCTGACCGGCCGCTCCGTGATGGCGATGCCGCTCGGCCCCGCCACGATCTACGACATCGCCATCGAGGGCGGACCCTCGGTGAAGGTTCTCGTCCCGCGCGGTCTCGCGGCACCTGTCGCCGAGGGCGAGCGCATCGGCCTCACGCTCGCCGGCGGGGAGGCCCTGTCGGTCTTTCCCGCCGGCGCACCCCAGCCTTCCGCCTAA
- a CDS encoding extracellular solute-binding protein has product MLRHTLNRRTLLRTAAALGASTALPRMGWAADEIVATSYPGSFEEAYRSILLPAFAEKSGADAILTPLLGVDQVAKIAAAKNNPPYDVVIFDEGPLLASLDKDILQPYPETPNLAGLPAEFQGEANGGYGPTVTVQIIVLAYNPKKVPPPTDWLDMWKDDYKGRVGLTGMGSSLGTSYMTEIAKRLGGGETDYEPAFQKMKELLPSVAAIAPSPGALAALFQTGEVDIAPNYFNNVMLLKEKGVDVDYVIPQGAPVLIRTSMHVVKNTKAPELAAQYIDTAIAAAVQQKLLDPPFYFVPTNKDVTFGGEVARIASDMGDLLEKGILLDWPTIVKTRPQLIERFNQEIRL; this is encoded by the coding sequence ATGTTGCGTCATACGCTGAACCGCAGAACCTTGCTCAGAACCGCGGCCGCGCTGGGCGCATCCACGGCGCTGCCGCGGATGGGCTGGGCGGCCGACGAGATCGTCGCCACCTCCTACCCGGGCAGCTTCGAGGAGGCCTACCGGTCGATCCTCCTGCCGGCGTTCGCCGAGAAGAGCGGTGCCGACGCGATCCTGACCCCGCTGCTGGGCGTCGACCAGGTCGCCAAGATCGCCGCGGCGAAGAACAACCCGCCCTATGACGTGGTGATCTTCGACGAGGGCCCGCTTCTCGCCTCCCTCGACAAGGACATCCTGCAGCCCTACCCCGAGACGCCGAACCTCGCCGGCCTGCCGGCCGAATTCCAGGGCGAGGCGAACGGCGGCTACGGCCCGACCGTGACGGTGCAGATCATCGTCCTCGCCTACAACCCGAAGAAGGTCCCGCCGCCGACCGACTGGCTGGACATGTGGAAGGACGACTACAAGGGCCGCGTCGGCCTGACCGGCATGGGCTCCTCCCTCGGCACCTCGTACATGACGGAGATCGCCAAGCGCCTCGGCGGCGGCGAGACCGACTACGAGCCGGCCTTCCAGAAGATGAAGGAGCTCCTGCCGAGCGTCGCGGCGATCGCGCCGAGCCCGGGCGCGCTGGCGGCGCTCTTCCAGACCGGCGAGGTCGACATCGCGCCGAACTACTTCAACAACGTCATGCTGCTGAAGGAGAAGGGCGTCGACGTCGACTACGTCATCCCGCAGGGCGCGCCGGTCCTCATCCGCACCAGCATGCATGTCGTGAAGAATACCAAGGCGCCGGAACTGGCGGCCCAGTACATCGACACGGCGATCGCCGCGGCGGTGCAGCAGAAGCTTCTCGACCCGCCGTTCTACTTCGTGCCGACCAACAAGGACGTCACGTTCGGGGGCGAAGTCGCGAGGATCGCGTCCGACATGGGCGACCTGCTGGAGAAGGGCATCCTGCTCGACTGGCCGACCATCGTGAAGACGCGGCCCCAGCTCATCGAGCGCTTCAACCAGGAGATCCGTCTCTGA
- a CDS encoding ABC transporter permease, with product MRGVFTLGERQLSLPLAIFFGLFFVLPLALMTTLSFTDGTMPLTFSLTQYATFVSNAINLGILWDTIRLALLTTALCLVLGYPVALAYQRLSGWTRSLLMFAIIMPLLTSVVVRTFAWLVILGRNGIVNGALVDLGLAPAPLRLLYTEMSVVVALAQIQLPLMVLPLITALQQLPAGVEEASTSLGAGAWRTFLKVTLPMTLPGAVAGGLLVFAASATAFVTQSVIGGGRLIYMPQYIYQQAISLQNFAFAAAISVVFTLSVVGIMFAANLLAQSRAVEGAR from the coding sequence ATGCGCGGGGTCTTCACCCTGGGCGAGCGGCAACTGTCGTTGCCGCTCGCGATCTTCTTCGGACTCTTCTTCGTGCTGCCGTTGGCGCTGATGACGACGCTCAGCTTCACCGACGGCACGATGCCGCTCACCTTCAGCCTGACGCAGTACGCGACCTTCGTCAGCAACGCGATCAACCTCGGGATCCTGTGGGACACGATCCGCCTGGCGCTCCTGACGACGGCGCTGTGCCTCGTCCTCGGCTATCCGGTCGCCCTCGCCTACCAGCGGCTGTCCGGGTGGACGCGCTCGCTGCTGATGTTCGCAATCATCATGCCGCTGCTGACGAGCGTCGTGGTGCGCACCTTCGCCTGGCTCGTCATCCTGGGGCGGAACGGGATCGTCAACGGCGCGCTCGTCGACCTCGGCCTCGCCCCGGCGCCGCTGCGGCTCCTCTACACGGAGATGAGCGTCGTGGTCGCGCTCGCGCAGATCCAGCTCCCGCTGATGGTGCTGCCGCTGATCACGGCGTTGCAGCAGCTCCCCGCCGGCGTCGAGGAGGCGTCGACCTCGCTCGGCGCGGGCGCGTGGCGCACGTTCCTCAAGGTGACGTTGCCGATGACGCTGCCGGGCGCGGTGGCGGGCGGGCTCCTCGTGTTCGCGGCGTCGGCGACCGCGTTCGTGACGCAGTCCGTGATCGGTGGAGGGCGGCTCATCTACATGCCGCAGTACATCTACCAGCAGGCGATCTCGTTGCAGAACTTCGCGTTCGCCGCCGCGATCTCGGTGGTGTTCACGCTGTCGGTCGTGGGGATCATGTTCGCGGCCAACCTGCTGGCGCAGTCCCGCGCGGTCGAGGGGGCCCGCTGA
- a CDS encoding ABC transporter permease — protein sequence MARWDRLSFNLVVVGVTLLAVALLIAPTVIIFITSFTDSYSLQFPPESYSLRWYRELFNSPQILRAAWNSFEVAAIATTLCVLLGVPAALHLHASRSRWARFLDGLFMSPLVLPALAFGLALVMVVTTAGFALSKTWLIVGHTIISVPFVLRTTIASLARSDPALIESSTSLGASPFMTFRRVTLPLIRPGIIAGAFLAFMWSFDNIPVSLFVSDARTEMLPIRLWQIIQASLDVRAAAASGILVGLTLLCLVLFERAVGLSRHMR from the coding sequence ATGGCGCGCTGGGACCGGCTGTCGTTCAACCTCGTGGTGGTGGGCGTGACCCTCCTCGCCGTGGCGCTCCTGATCGCGCCGACGGTGATCATCTTCATCACGTCCTTCACGGATTCGTATTCGCTGCAGTTCCCGCCCGAGTCCTACTCGCTGCGCTGGTATCGCGAGCTTTTCAACTCGCCGCAGATCCTGCGTGCCGCGTGGAACAGCTTCGAGGTGGCGGCGATCGCCACGACGCTGTGCGTGCTCCTCGGCGTCCCGGCGGCGCTGCACCTCCACGCGAGCCGGTCGCGCTGGGCGCGGTTCCTGGACGGGCTCTTCATGTCGCCGCTGGTGTTGCCGGCGCTCGCCTTCGGCCTCGCCCTGGTGATGGTGGTGACGACGGCGGGCTTCGCCCTGTCGAAGACCTGGCTGATCGTCGGGCACACGATCATCTCCGTCCCCTTCGTGCTGCGCACGACGATCGCCAGCCTCGCCCGCAGCGACCCGGCGCTGATCGAGAGCTCGACGAGCCTCGGCGCCTCGCCCTTCATGACGTTCCGCCGGGTGACGCTGCCGCTCATCCGCCCGGGCATCATCGCCGGCGCCTTCCTCGCCTTCATGTGGTCGTTCGACAACATCCCCGTGTCGCTCTTCGTCTCCGATGCGCGTACGGAGATGCTGCCCATCCGGCTGTGGCAGATCATCCAGGCGAGCCTCGACGTGAGGGCGGCGGCGGCCTCGGGCATCCTCGTCGGACTGACGCTCCTGTGCCTCGTCCTGTTCGAGCGGGCCGTCGGTCTATCAAGGCACATGAGATAA
- a CDS encoding maleate cis-trans isomerase family protein — protein sequence MTVRIGMITPSSNTVLEPLSAEILTALPDVTAHVARLRVTTISTEGDALAQFAPEAFYPAADLLADANVHVMGWNGTSPAWMGFAGDEALAAALSDRFEVATTSAVIAVNQLLRLFGARRIAFVSPYVDAVQERILKVYAAAGYECVAERHRGISVNYDFALIDEETIWADLEAVAEARPDAVVVMCTNMRGARLAERFEAAFDIPLIDTVSAFLWGALDAAGADPSPITGWGRLFSMRSGSA from the coding sequence ATGACCGTCAGAATTGGAATGATCACCCCCTCCTCCAACACCGTGCTGGAGCCGTTGAGCGCGGAGATCCTGACCGCGCTGCCGGACGTGACGGCCCACGTCGCGCGGCTGCGCGTCACCACCATCTCCACCGAGGGCGACGCCCTCGCCCAGTTCGCGCCCGAGGCGTTCTATCCGGCGGCCGACCTCCTCGCCGATGCGAACGTCCACGTGATGGGCTGGAACGGGACGTCGCCGGCGTGGATGGGCTTTGCCGGCGACGAGGCGCTCGCGGCCGCCCTCTCGGACCGGTTCGAGGTGGCGACGACGTCGGCGGTCATCGCGGTCAACCAGCTCCTCAGGCTGTTCGGCGCGCGGCGGATCGCGTTCGTGAGCCCCTACGTGGACGCGGTGCAGGAGCGGATCCTGAAGGTCTATGCCGCGGCCGGCTACGAGTGCGTCGCCGAGCGGCACCGGGGCATCTCGGTCAACTACGACTTCGCGCTGATCGACGAGGAGACGATCTGGGCCGACCTCGAGGCGGTGGCGGAGGCGCGGCCGGACGCGGTGGTGGTGATGTGCACCAACATGCGCGGCGCCCGCCTCGCCGAGCGGTTCGAGGCGGCGTTCGACATCCCCCTCATCGACACCGTGTCGGCCTTCCTGTGGGGCGCGCTCGACGCGGCCGGGGCGGACCCGTCGCCGATCACCGGCTGGGGCCGCCTCTTCTCGATGCGGTCCGGGAGCGCCTAG
- a CDS encoding type II toxin-antitoxin system RelE/ParE family toxin yields the protein MPAYRVEFAADAERDFELIFDFLEESYRSFGEDAGEAIMHAARRVEAIRIAAVALGRAPHRGTLHPQMMADLRHVTIEQAIYWFLVDEETRTVRVLAIFFGGQDHVRRMLARLLDRR from the coding sequence ATGCCGGCCTACAGGGTTGAGTTCGCCGCCGACGCCGAGCGCGACTTCGAGCTGATCTTCGACTTCCTGGAGGAGAGCTACCGCAGCTTCGGCGAGGACGCCGGGGAGGCGATCATGCACGCCGCCCGCCGCGTCGAGGCGATCCGCATCGCCGCGGTGGCGCTCGGCCGCGCGCCCCACCGCGGGACGCTGCACCCGCAGATGATGGCGGACCTGCGGCACGTCACCATCGAGCAGGCGATCTACTGGTTCCTCGTCGACGAGGAGACGCGGACCGTGCGCGTCCTCGCCATCTTCTTCGGCGGTCAGGACCACGTCCGCCGCATGCTCGCCCGCCTCCTCGACCGGCGCTGA
- a CDS encoding ribbon-helix-helix domain-containing protein, with the protein MTVKSSISLSDEQHAFARALVSSGRYSSVSAVLAQGLELLKARSEAETLETEALRLLLEERRRGPFVSAGEMGDRLTAMVERKRRDAGLQG; encoded by the coding sequence ATGACCGTCAAATCATCGATCTCATTGAGCGACGAGCAGCACGCCTTCGCCCGCGCGCTCGTCAGCTCCGGCCGCTACTCCAGCGTCAGCGCCGTGCTGGCCCAGGGACTGGAGCTCCTGAAGGCACGCTCGGAAGCCGAGACGCTGGAGACCGAGGCGCTGAGGCTCCTGCTGGAGGAGCGCCGCCGGGGCCCGTTCGTCTCCGCCGGGGAGATGGGCGACCGCCTGACGGCCATGGTCGAACGCAAGCGGCGCGATGCCGGCCTACAGGGTTGA